In one Brassica oleracea var. oleracea cultivar TO1000 chromosome C9, BOL, whole genome shotgun sequence genomic region, the following are encoded:
- the LOC106314001 gene encoding cytokinin dehydrogenase 3, with protein sequence MVSYNFPSQIHLLMITILVIITTLFTPITTNTSSLPWNILSNDNFARKLTTASSSVESAATDFGHITKIFPSAVLNPSSVQDITDLIKLSFDSQSSFPLAARGHGHSHRGQAAANDGVVVNMRSMVNRDRGIKVSRTGLYADVDSAWLWIEVLNKTLELGLTPVSWTDYLHLTVGGTLSNGGISGQTFRYGPQISNVLEMDVITGKGEIATCSKDMNSDLFYAALGGLGQFGIITRARIKLELAPKNAKWLRFLYTDFSEFTRDQERLISETNGLHFLEGSVMLDHGPPDNWRSTYYPPSEHMRIVSMVKQHRVIYCLEVVKYYDETSQHSVNEEMEELSDSLNYERGFVYEKDVTYMDFLNRVRTGELKLKSKGQWDVPHPWLNLFVPKSQISRFEYGVFKGIILRNNITTGPLLVYPMNRNKWNDRMSTVLPEEDVFYAVGFLRSASFDNWDDYEKENMEVLKFCEDANMRVIQYLPYYASQEGWVGHFGTRWNIFLERKYRYDPRMILSPGQNIFP encoded by the exons ATGGTGAGCTATAATTTTCCATCACAAATTCATCTTCTAATGATAACGATATTAGTAATCATCACAACTCTTTTCACTCCGATCACAACCAACACATCATCACTACCATGGAATATCCTTTCCAATGACAACTTCGCCCGAAAACTCACTACTGCATCATCCTCCGTCGAATCAGCTGCCACTGATTTCGGCCACATCACCAAAATCTTTCCCTCCGCCGTCTTAAACCCTTCCTCCGTCCAAGACATCACCGATCTTATAAAACTTTCTTTCGATTCTCAATCTTCTTTTCCTCTAGCCGCTCGTGGCCACGGACACAGCCACCGTGGTCAAGCCGCGGCTAATGACGGAGTCGTGGTCAACATGCGGTCAATGGTAAACAGGGACCGAGGCATCAAGGTGTCTAGGACAGGTTTATATGCTGACGTGGACAGCGCGTGGCTATGGATCGAGGTGTTGAATAAAACGTTGGAGTTAGGGCTGACGCCGGTTTCTTGGACGGATTATTTGCATTTAACGGTCGGTGGAACGTTATCTAACGGCGGTATAAGCGGACAAACTTTTCGGTATGGTCCACAGATCAGTAATGTTTTAGAGATGGATGTTATTACTG GAAAAGGAGAGATTGCAACTTGTTCCAAAGACATGAACTCAGATCTTTTCTATGCCGCGTTAGGAGGTTTAGGTCAATTCGGAATTATAACGAGAGCAAGAATCAAACTCGAATTAGCTCCGAAAAAT GCTAAATGGTTAAGGTTTCTATACACTGATTTCTCTGAGTTTACAAGAGATCAAGAACGATTGATATCAGAAACGAACGGGCTACATTTCCTGGAAGGTTCTGTTATGTTAGACCATGGCCCACCTGATAACTGGCGGTCCACTTACTATCCACCGTCCGAGCACATGAGGATCGTCTCAATGGTCAAACAACATCGTGTCATCTACTGCCTTGAAGTCGTCAAGTATTACGACGAAACTTCCCAACACTCAGTCAACGAG GAAATGGAGGAGTTAAGCGACAGTTTAAACTATGAACGAGGGTTTGTGTACGAGAAAGATGTGACGTATATGGATTTCTTAAACCGGGTTCGAACCGGAGAGCTAAAACTGAAATCCAAAGGCCAGTGGGATGTTCCACATCCATGGCTTAATCTTTTCGTACCAAAATCTCAGATTTCAAGATTCGAGTATGGCGTTTTTAAGGGTATTATCCTTAGAAATAACATCACTACTGGTCCCCTTCTTGTTTATCCCATGAACCGCAACAA GTGGAATGATCGAATGTCGACCGTTTTACCTGAGGAAGACGTATTTTATGCTGTCGGGTTTTTACGATCGGCGAGTTTTGACAATTGGGATGATTATGAAAAAGAAAACATGGAAGTATTAAAGTTTTGCGAGGATGCTAATATGAGGGTCATACAATATCTTCCTTACTATGCATCACAAGAAGGATGGGTTGGACATTTTGGTACGAGGTGGAATATTTTTCTCGAAAGAAAATATAGATATGATCCTAGAATGATATTGTCCCCTGGACAAAATATATTTCCATAA